In Macrobrachium nipponense isolate FS-2020 chromosome 25, ASM1510439v2, whole genome shotgun sequence, one genomic interval encodes:
- the LOC135199551 gene encoding hepatic lectin-like, translating to MDVKRDWHTARSYCQSLQADLAKLDEDNLHWSVISYIRSHPEMLDEGFHIGCTDEITEGTWLWWDTIPVEMFTGHWYPGQPDGGYKENYGCLYYDDFLYSSCVNGQKLYTICMT from the exons ATGGATGTAAAGAGAGATTGGCACACGGCCAGGAGTTACTGCCAGTCATTACAGGCTGACCTGGCTAAATTAGATGAAGACAATCTACACTGGTCGGTCATTAGTTACATTCGCAGCCATCCAG AGATGTTAGACGAAGGATTCCACATTGGCTGCACTGACGAGATTACAGAAGGAAC ATGGCTTTGGTGGGACACAATACCTGTAGAAATGTTTACTGGTCACTGGTACCCAGGCCAACCTGACGGAGGATACAAGGAGAACTATGGCTGTCTTTACTACGATGATTTCTTGTATAGTTCTTGCGTCAACGGCCAGAAACTCTATACAATATGTATGACTTAA